A segment of the Bacteroidia bacterium genome:
TCATCGCAGGAAATCTTACTTTGCGCGTGCGTTTGGATAACCTTGACCGCTTTAACATAGAGTTTTTCAATCGCGTAGATAACTTTAACAGCTTCTCAGGAAACAGTAACATTCAAGGTGTAGGTCTATTTTACAGACAATCCTTTGATAAACCTTCAGAGCTATGGTCTTTTTTACACAGAAACAGCTACGAGGAAGCCGAAATTGCCCGCATCAGAGGATACCAAAGCAGACAAATGCTCAAAAAAGACGTAGAAAAACTATTCCAGGATATTGCTAACACACCTAAAAATGCCATTGCACTTGGAGTAAACGTAGCCGGAGATGCTATCAAGTTCTCTGCTTACCAAGTTAATAATGTTGCTAAAACTACCAGCAAACTTAGCCAAGTATTCAAACGTAAAAACAAATCAAAGAAAAATGAAACTAAATAAGTGTGGTTTTCTAGTTATTTGTTTGAGTTTGTTATTCACTGCGCTTAAAGCACAAATTCCTGAAAAGCCCACAGGATATATCAATGACTTTGTTGGTGTACTTCATGCAGCTGAGAAACAACAACTAGAAGAAAAATTAACTCATTTTGAGGAGCAGACCTCAAATCAANNNNNNNNNNAAATTTTTGTGCTTATTTATCCTTCTTTACAGGGCAAAGCCATAGAGGAATTTACCCATGAAGTAGCTCGTAAATGGGAAATTGGACAAAAAGATAAAAATAATGGTGTTTTGTTAGCTATTTTTGTCAACGAACGCAAAATAAGAATAGAAGTAGGCTATGGACTAGAAGGCGCTTTGCCTGATATTACCGCAAAGCAAATTATTGAAAATAACATCAAACCTGCTTTAAGGAGTAATCATTACTATCAAGCTATAGAAGCAGGTACTACCGCAATTATACAAGC
Coding sequences within it:
- a CDS encoding TPM domain-containing protein, whose protein sequence is IFVLIYPSLQGKAIEEFTHEVARKWEIGQKDKNNGVLLAIFVNERKIRIEVGYGLEGALPDITAKQIIENNIKPALRSNHYYQAIEAGTTAIIQA